The following proteins are encoded in a genomic region of Acidobacteriota bacterium:
- a CDS encoding ABC transporter permease encodes MREVYSFYFDAFWIAVKSGSNHFMITRMASTGRMSDEEFERKNRNNKDVIWSEYLYVKENCKNCLYVGAEIGANTDVSDNGVEMPSLQIFGSTDNMYEMTDKTLEEGRFFSADEVTRAANVCVIGTDVKEKFFESTSAVGKIIKVRGIPLEIIGVEGKRGSFLGQSMDRMIYIPITLHNKMFARTGGIQIHGKAENKEMFQLAIDEAKLLLRNRRQLVGSDEETFSIVNTEEFGSQMDQFTGAIAAVVVPITMIILIVGGIVVMNIMLVSVTERTFEVGLRKAIGATRKQILLQFLIESSLLCVIGGMIGLVLAAGVVQLITILAGMTMTITVGYIILSVTVSSGIGILAGLYPAWKASSLDPIVALTKS; translated from the coding sequence ATGCGCGAAGTTTACTCATTTTATTTCGATGCTTTTTGGATCGCCGTCAAATCAGGCAGCAACCATTTCATGATCACTCGAATGGCTTCGACGGGGCGTATGTCCGACGAGGAGTTTGAACGCAAGAACCGCAACAACAAGGACGTCATCTGGTCAGAATATTTGTACGTCAAAGAAAATTGCAAGAATTGTCTGTATGTCGGAGCTGAGATCGGAGCTAACACTGATGTCAGCGACAATGGCGTTGAGATGCCGTCGCTCCAGATCTTCGGCTCGACCGACAATATGTACGAGATGACCGACAAAACGCTCGAAGAAGGCCGCTTCTTTTCCGCCGACGAGGTTACTCGAGCCGCAAATGTATGCGTAATCGGAACCGATGTGAAAGAAAAGTTCTTCGAGAGCACCTCTGCTGTCGGAAAGATAATTAAGGTTCGCGGCATACCGCTCGAGATAATAGGAGTTGAAGGTAAACGGGGATCATTTCTTGGCCAGTCGATGGACCGAATGATCTACATTCCGATAACCCTTCATAACAAGATGTTCGCCCGGACCGGCGGCATACAGATCCATGGTAAAGCTGAGAACAAGGAGATGTTCCAACTCGCGATCGATGAAGCAAAGCTCCTCTTACGCAATCGCCGTCAGCTCGTGGGCAGCGACGAAGAAACTTTCAGCATTGTAAATACCGAGGAGTTCGGTTCTCAAATGGATCAGTTTACCGGTGCGATCGCCGCTGTCGTAGTTCCGATCACAATGATCATTCTCATTGTCGGCGGAATTGTCGTTATGAACATAATGCTCGTTTCGGTGACCGAACGCACTTTTGAGGTCGGTCTGAGAAAGGCGATCGGGGCGACGCGTAAACAGATACTTCTCCAGTTCCTGATCGAATCATCCCTGCTATGTGTTATCGGCGGAATGATCGGGTTGGTCCTGGCCGCGGGAGTCGTTCAATTGATCACGATCCTCGCCGGAATGACAATGACGATCACCGTCGGCTACATCATTTTGTCCGTAACCGTGTCGAGCGGGATCGGAATTCTGGCAGGTCTCTACCCGGCGTGGAAGGCCTCGAGCCTGGATCCGATCGTGGCATTAACGAAGAGTTAA
- the sucD gene encoding succinate--CoA ligase subunit alpha encodes MSVLVDKNTRLIVQGITGKEGTFHMLQMRDYGTNVVGGVTPGKGGTTHEGVAVFNTVADAVNETGANASVIYVPPAFAADAIMEAADAGIPLVVCITEGIPVADMVKANEYLSTRSTRMIGPNCPGIISPGKCKIGIMPGHIHMEGRIGVVSRSGTLTYEAVGQLTALGLGQSTAIGIGGDPIIGTNHTDALRLFQEDDETDAIVMIGEIGGTAEEDAAAYAKDHVTKPIVAFIAGQTAPPGRRMGHAGAIISGGKGTAAEKMAALTAAGIRVVQSPADIGQAIKDSL; translated from the coding sequence TTGAGCGTTTTAGTAGATAAGAACACACGTCTGATCGTCCAGGGAATTACCGGAAAGGAAGGCACTTTTCACATGCTGCAGATGCGCGATTACGGCACGAACGTAGTCGGCGGCGTCACCCCGGGCAAAGGCGGAACTACGCATGAAGGCGTTGCGGTATTTAATACCGTTGCCGATGCTGTCAACGAAACCGGAGCGAACGCCTCGGTGATCTATGTGCCGCCCGCATTTGCTGCGGACGCGATCATGGAAGCTGCGGACGCCGGCATTCCGCTTGTCGTCTGCATTACCGAGGGCATTCCGGTCGCCGATATGGTCAAGGCAAACGAGTATCTATCGACCCGCTCGACGCGTATGATCGGCCCTAATTGTCCAGGCATCATCTCGCCCGGAAAGTGCAAGATCGGCATCATGCCCGGACACATTCACATGGAAGGCCGCATCGGCGTCGTATCGCGTTCGGGAACGCTGACTTATGAAGCCGTCGGCCAATTGACGGCTCTCGGCCTCGGCCAGTCGACTGCCATCGGCATCGGCGGCGATCCGATCATCGGTACTAATCACACGGACGCTCTGCGTTTATTCCAGGAAGACGACGAAACTGACGCCATCGTTATGATCGGCGAGATCGGCGGCACCGCCGAGGAAGACGCGGCCGCATATGCCAAAGACCACGTCACCAAACCGATCGTCGCCTTCATCGCCGGCCAGACCGCACCTCCGGGCCGCCGAATGGGCCACGCCGGAGCGATCATCTCAGGCGGCAAAGGAACTGCAGCCGAGAAAATGGCGGCATTGACGGCCGCGGGAATCAGGGTCGTGCAGTCGCCGGCAGATATTGGACAGGCGATAAAAGATAGTTTGTGA
- a CDS encoding acyl-CoA thioesterase codes for MRFSHSFSVDSGEIDELGHVNNVAYLKWVQDIAVAHWNDAATREQLERFIWVVVRHEIDYKKPAFAGEDITAETWVGEWTAVTCERFTEIKRGDDLLVKGRTVWCMIDKATMRPVRIDSKMRERFV; via the coding sequence GTGAGATTCTCACATTCATTTTCTGTAGATTCAGGCGAAATCGACGAGCTTGGCCATGTGAACAACGTCGCCTATCTAAAATGGGTGCAGGACATCGCGGTCGCACATTGGAATGATGCGGCAACCCGCGAACAACTTGAAAGGTTTATCTGGGTCGTCGTTCGCCACGAGATCGATTACAAAAAACCGGCGTTCGCGGGCGAAGATATAACCGCCGAAACCTGGGTCGGCGAATGGACAGCGGTCACCTGCGAACGATTCACCGAGATCAAACGCGGCGACGATCTGCTGGTAAAGGGAAGAACGGTTTGGTGCATGATCGATAAGGCAACAATGAGGCCGGTGCGGATCGATTCGAAAATGAGAGAGCGGTTCGTATGA
- a CDS encoding type II toxin-antitoxin system HicB family antitoxin produces MDNFYKLPLVLAPQPEGGWTITCPVLPELITEADTWDEIEPNVSDALQAVVEIYEHLEKPLPSVLNPINGMAPFLADTIIHLEAA; encoded by the coding sequence ATGGATAACTTTTATAAACTGCCGTTAGTCTTGGCTCCGCAGCCCGAGGGGGGATGGACGATCACTTGTCCCGTTTTGCCTGAACTAATTACCGAAGCGGATACGTGGGATGAGATCGAACCAAACGTGAGCGATGCTCTTCAGGCCGTAGTTGAAATATACGAGCATCTGGAAAAGCCTTTGCCATCAGTATTAAACCCCATTAACGGGATGGCTCCATTTCTGGCTGACACGATAATACACTTGGAAGCGGCGTGA
- a CDS encoding type II toxin-antitoxin system HicA family toxin, producing MKYREVEKKLRKLGCVELKSKGGSHRKWINPVENCGAPIPDWGSKDLKMGTLRAAIKQLGLNWDKFNEA from the coding sequence GTGAAGTATCGAGAGGTAGAGAAAAAGCTAAGGAAACTAGGCTGTGTTGAACTCAAGAGTAAGGGCGGTTCCCATCGGAAATGGATCAATCCGGTAGAGAATTGCGGTGCTCCAATTCCGGATTGGGGAAGTAAAGATCTGAAGATGGGTACGCTGCGAGCGGCGATTAAACAACTTGGTTTGAATTGGGACAAATTTAATGAGGCTTAA
- a CDS encoding carboxypeptidase regulatory-like domain-containing protein has protein sequence MKVPSICLLLLTFGAFVNAQTAVLTGTVYDAYGALITKAKISATNSRGQTFESITDDNGVYVLNLKYSKYDPKQKKWYRIMQYDITVDNALMGFKKFELKGFNFVPSANGKMILDFALEGRDEISIQPI, from the coding sequence ATGAAAGTCCCAAGCATTTGTTTACTATTACTTACATTTGGGGCGTTCGTGAATGCGCAAACGGCTGTGTTGACAGGGACAGTTTACGACGCATATGGTGCGCTAATTACAAAAGCAAAGATTTCGGCGACGAATTCACGTGGTCAAACGTTCGAATCGATCACCGATGACAACGGCGTTTACGTACTAAATTTGAAGTATTCAAAGTATGATCCGAAACAAAAAAAATGGTATCGGATCATGCAGTACGACATAACGGTTGATAATGCTTTGATGGGGTTCAAGAAATTTGAATTGAAGGGATTCAACTTTGTGCCGTCAGCTAATGGCAAGATGATTCTTGATTTTGCGTTAGAGGGGAGAGACGAAATTTCAATCCAACCAATTTGA
- the ndk gene encoding nucleoside-diphosphate kinase, with the protein MSNLTFGIIKPDAVRAGNQGKIVSRILGAGFKIRGMKLIHQTRKQAEGFYAVHAGKGFFDELCDFMSSGPCVVLALEKENAVPAWRELMGATNPAEAAPDTLRKDFATSIGENAVHGSDSDENAAIEIAYFFSKLELV; encoded by the coding sequence ATGAGCAATTTAACATTTGGAATCATCAAGCCCGACGCGGTTCGGGCAGGGAATCAGGGGAAGATCGTTTCGCGCATTTTGGGTGCGGGATTTAAGATCCGTGGGATGAAGCTTATTCATCAGACTCGCAAACAGGCTGAGGGATTTTATGCCGTTCACGCGGGCAAAGGTTTTTTTGACGAGCTTTGCGATTTTATGTCGAGCGGGCCGTGTGTCGTGCTGGCACTTGAGAAGGAAAATGCTGTTCCGGCGTGGCGTGAGCTGATGGGAGCGACCAATCCCGCCGAAGCTGCACCGGACACGCTGCGAAAGGATTTTGCGACGTCGATCGGCGAGAATGCCGTTCACGGTTCGGATTCTGACGAAAATGCCGCGATCGAGATCGCATATTTCTTTAGCAAACTTGAATTAGTTTAG
- a CDS encoding DUF4190 domain-containing protein, translating to MKKCPSCEKTFEDSMRFCQVDGTPLVDDAPAFDPYATIVAPAGVSAPVEPEEPAAVEPEAPVDVEPAVMSAESIETGESEAATQIAEYPQVDAPIAEPDDVLDLPEADPLKTMYVSEDEMRAALSSPDASGDLIMDIPEAAPEPPAFIAPEIAPPPSPFAEPQNEPAIPSPFGQPAAVFEDVPAPQFAPPEPEPPPFKEPEPVFAPSVSEPIVSSAPAEWTPPPVPDANWQNQEIGSNTPFQPPPAGTGEQNKTLPIIALVLGILSICCYVSPITGLAALVTGFLGMKNANSQPELYGGKGLAIAGMIVGGIFFLIGLIYWVFLLFFGGMAMIMDATR from the coding sequence ATGAAAAAATGCCCAAGTTGTGAAAAGACGTTCGAAGATTCGATGAGGTTTTGTCAGGTCGACGGCACGCCGCTGGTCGATGACGCCCCGGCGTTCGATCCGTATGCGACCATCGTTGCTCCGGCCGGCGTTTCGGCGCCTGTCGAACCTGAGGAACCTGCAGCGGTCGAACCCGAAGCTCCGGTGGACGTAGAGCCGGCAGTGATGTCGGCCGAATCGATCGAAACGGGCGAATCTGAGGCAGCGACGCAGATCGCCGAGTATCCTCAAGTGGACGCTCCGATCGCCGAACCTGACGATGTCCTTGACCTGCCGGAAGCTGATCCGCTCAAGACGATGTACGTCTCAGAGGATGAGATGCGAGCCGCTCTCTCTTCGCCAGACGCGTCCGGCGATCTGATAATGGACATACCTGAGGCGGCACCCGAGCCTCCGGCATTCATTGCACCTGAGATCGCTCCACCGCCATCGCCATTTGCTGAGCCTCAGAATGAACCAGCGATCCCGTCGCCATTCGGGCAACCGGCCGCGGTTTTCGAAGATGTTCCTGCTCCGCAATTTGCTCCACCGGAACCAGAACCGCCGCCGTTCAAGGAGCCTGAACCTGTTTTTGCTCCGTCCGTAAGCGAGCCGATAGTTTCATCTGCACCGGCCGAATGGACACCGCCGCCGGTTCCTGATGCGAACTGGCAGAATCAAGAAATTGGCTCGAACACACCGTTTCAGCCGCCTCCGGCCGGGACCGGTGAACAGAACAAGACACTTCCGATCATTGCTCTTGTTCTTGGTATACTTTCAATTTGTTGTTACGTTTCGCCAATAACCGGGCTTGCCGCCCTTGTAACTGGTTTTCTAGGCATGAAGAATGCAAATAGCCAGCCTGAACTTTACGGAGGGAAGGGACTTGCGATAGCGGGCATGATCGTTGGCGGTATTTTCTTCTTGATCGGACTCATTTACTGGGTATTTCTTTTGTTTTTTGGTGGAATGGCGATGATAATGGACGCCACACGATAG
- a CDS encoding NADH-quinone oxidoreductase subunit I — MSLVSDVFQSTIAVIKGMKRTISEIPRAKWTVQYPDVPVTVQPRYRGQHLLHVDENGKEKCVACYLCAAACPSDCIYIEAIDDPRPYAERVGRDERYAKVYNIDYGRCIFCGFCVEACPKDAITHGYNFELSVYNRADLLKTKDDLLITKQKQSSNYRVALSSEDVDSEYKEV; from the coding sequence ATGTCGTTAGTCTCAGACGTTTTTCAGTCGACAATTGCGGTCATCAAGGGGATGAAGCGCACAATTTCCGAGATACCGCGGGCCAAATGGACTGTGCAATATCCTGATGTGCCGGTCACCGTTCAGCCGCGTTACCGCGGCCAGCATCTGCTGCACGTTGACGAGAACGGCAAGGAAAAGTGCGTTGCGTGCTATCTATGTGCGGCTGCGTGTCCATCGGATTGCATCTATATCGAAGCAATTGACGATCCGCGGCCATATGCCGAACGCGTCGGCAGAGACGAACGCTATGCGAAGGTCTACAACATCGATTACGGCCGCTGCATCTTTTGCGGATTCTGTGTCGAGGCGTGTCCGAAAGATGCGATCACCCACGGATATAACTTCGAGCTTTCCGTTTACAATCGAGCTGATCTATTGAAAACTAAAGACGATCTGCTGATCACCAAGCAAAAGCAGTCAAGCAATTATCGCGTCGCTCTTTCGAGTGAAGACGTCGATTCTGAGTACAAAGAAGTTTAG
- a CDS encoding ImmA/IrrE family metallo-endopeptidase, whose amino-acid sequence MDPTDLPPTQKGRHHEIRARGLREFAGLRRDDEPLDPFRLAHHANLLVASYDVIEPLLTDETKSHLIGAGKNAWSGGAASQTLPNGQKLIILNPTHGKTRQRATLMEEICHVFLGHQPSRLAIKNKNKNGETIARDYNEAIEEEAYSTGTAALVPYTALKRMVNEGKTVAEIARHFQVSKPLVEFRIKVSRLWELYSTKFISG is encoded by the coding sequence GTGGATCCAACTGATCTGCCACCAACACAAAAAGGCCGTCATCATGAAATTCGTGCCCGCGGATTGCGGGAATTCGCGGGGCTTCGGCGTGACGACGAGCCACTCGATCCTTTCAGACTCGCCCATCATGCCAATCTGCTCGTTGCGTCATATGACGTTATCGAGCCGTTATTGACAGATGAGACAAAATCTCATCTTATCGGTGCCGGCAAAAATGCATGGTCAGGCGGGGCCGCTTCGCAAACACTGCCAAACGGGCAAAAGCTGATCATCCTGAATCCGACCCACGGCAAAACGAGGCAGCGTGCGACGCTGATGGAAGAGATCTGCCACGTCTTTCTGGGCCACCAACCGAGCAGGCTTGCGATAAAGAACAAGAACAAGAATGGCGAGACCATCGCCCGCGACTATAACGAAGCGATCGAGGAAGAAGCATATTCGACCGGCACGGCTGCGCTAGTGCCGTATACGGCTCTAAAACGAATGGTCAACGAAGGCAAGACCGTAGCTGAGATCGCCAGACACTTTCAAGTAAGCAAGCCGCTCGTCGAATTTCGGATCAAGGTTTCCCGTCTCTGGGAACTCTATTCAACAAAATTCATCAGCGGTTAA
- a CDS encoding SpoIIE family protein phosphatase yields MNDDLEPADKKLTTVDKLRLLLDITKTISRSLDLDEVLSLVMDTLGSLIPYDAAGIYLIEFSEEDKSPYVFKSKVIRGYQISFDLIEPRLKIGEGFIGVVAQTGKPIISPDVSKDERYFAARELTRSELVAPIISNEHVIGVFDLESDNLNAYTEDDLEVMQLLTSQVAIIIEKVRLHDEVVEKKRIQAQLEIARSVQLELLPENDPIVPNFDVSAYIFPTEEVSGDYYDWVKVFDDQVGIVVADAVGKGIPAALLMSFLRACLRACVQIGYAPHIAFSKVSNLLRDSTEENQFITAIYGLLDSTNKTFVFSNAGHNPPLLIKSDGEYRFVEYGDMPLGMFDDVHYHQHFIRFEPGQVMVIYTDGITEATNPNGEEYGSERFAKRVLECINMPAKKMIDHIRKGVADFTERKFLDDDGTLFIVKAD; encoded by the coding sequence ATGAATGACGATCTTGAACCAGCGGACAAAAAGCTAACTACCGTCGACAAGCTGCGCCTGCTGCTCGATATCACCAAGACGATCAGCCGCTCGCTCGATCTGGACGAAGTGCTCAGTCTGGTGATGGACACCCTTGGTTCCTTGATCCCTTATGATGCCGCCGGGATCTATCTGATCGAATTTAGTGAGGAAGACAAGAGTCCTTACGTTTTCAAATCAAAGGTGATCCGTGGGTATCAGATCAGTTTTGACCTGATCGAGCCGCGTTTGAAGATCGGCGAAGGCTTTATCGGAGTCGTCGCTCAGACCGGGAAACCGATAATTTCGCCTGACGTAAGCAAGGATGAACGATATTTTGCAGCCCGTGAGTTAACGCGTTCGGAACTCGTCGCCCCGATCATTTCAAATGAGCACGTCATCGGGGTCTTTGATCTGGAAAGCGACAATCTCAACGCATATACCGAGGATGATCTTGAGGTAATGCAGCTGCTGACTTCCCAAGTGGCGATCATTATCGAAAAGGTGAGGCTCCATGACGAAGTCGTTGAAAAGAAGCGGATCCAGGCACAGCTAGAGATCGCAAGGTCCGTGCAGCTCGAATTGCTTCCGGAAAACGATCCGATAGTTCCGAATTTTGACGTCAGCGCATATATCTTCCCTACGGAAGAGGTTTCCGGCGACTATTACGATTGGGTCAAGGTCTTTGACGACCAAGTCGGGATCGTCGTTGCCGATGCTGTCGGAAAAGGGATCCCTGCGGCTCTGCTGATGTCGTTTTTGCGGGCATGTCTGCGGGCATGTGTGCAGATCGGTTATGCACCACACATCGCGTTTTCAAAGGTCAGCAATCTGCTTCGCGATTCGACCGAAGAAAATCAGTTCATTACCGCGATCTACGGGCTGCTCGATTCGACCAACAAAACATTTGTCTTCTCAAATGCGGGGCATAATCCGCCGCTTCTGATCAAATCTGACGGCGAATACCGCTTTGTCGAATACGGTGATATGCCGTTGGGAATGTTTGACGATGTTCATTATCATCAGCATTTCATTCGGTTTGAGCCGGGCCAGGTGATGGTGATATATACCGATGGAATTACCGAGGCTACGAATCCGAACGGCGAAGAATACGGCAGCGAGAGGTTCGCCAAACGCGTTCTCGAATGCATAAACATGCCTGCCAAAAAGATGATCGACCACATCCGCAAAGGGGTCGCTGATTTTACCGAGCGCAAATTCCTCGATGACGACGGTACACTTTTCATTGTCAAAGCCGATTAG
- a CDS encoding FecR domain-containing protein has translation MSSAAFAQERRVVSAAGDKYVISANAGGVNFVEGSVTVARKEGRSGLLLKGDQIEIGDRVSTGADGKAEILLNPGSYVRLGTNTTFAFNTTLLDDLRLRVDSGSAMFEVFATNEFKVTVILPKGSVTLIDTGIYRVDVSPNGTSKVAVWDGRAEIPNSTSALKKGRAATIGLGSPAVAKFDRDEKDALAVWSKQRGKMLTKATASLKNQSVRDSLINSYNSGRWGIFDAFGVWVYNAQFGGHCFLPFGRGWYSPY, from the coding sequence ATGAGCTCGGCAGCGTTCGCACAGGAACGCCGCGTCGTCTCCGCAGCAGGTGATAAATACGTCATTTCCGCAAACGCCGGCGGCGTCAATTTCGTTGAAGGTTCGGTCACAGTCGCCCGAAAGGAAGGCCGCAGCGGTCTTCTGCTCAAGGGTGATCAGATCGAGATCGGCGATCGCGTTTCGACCGGAGCCGATGGCAAAGCTGAGATCCTTTTGAATCCCGGCTCATATGTGCGTCTTGGAACGAATACGACATTTGCCTTCAACACCACATTGCTTGATGACCTCAGATTACGAGTCGACAGCGGCAGTGCGATGTTCGAGGTGTTTGCGACCAATGAATTCAAGGTCACGGTCATTTTACCCAAAGGCAGCGTTACGCTCATCGACACCGGTATCTATCGTGTTGACGTTTCGCCTAACGGCACCTCGAAAGTTGCCGTTTGGGACGGCCGGGCAGAGATCCCCAATAGCACCTCAGCTTTGAAGAAAGGTCGGGCAGCCACGATCGGCCTCGGTTCCCCGGCGGTTGCGAAGTTCGACCGCGACGAAAAAGACGCTCTCGCCGTGTGGAGCAAACAGCGCGGCAAAATGCTAACCAAGGCGACCGCTTCGCTCAAGAATCAGTCCGTTCGCGATTCACTTATCAACTCGTACAACAGCGGACGCTGGGGCATTTTCGACGCGTTCGGCGTTTGGGTCTACAACGCTCAGTTCGGCGGACATTGTTTCTTGCCGTTCGGCCGCGGTTGGTATTCGCCTTATTGA
- a CDS encoding CPBP family intramembrane metalloprotease, with product MENIEQNLGYEPMNPRDKQFEAVGPTPDNPPWNSWVAVGIWILSVFLIVTVPSLFLLPYAMSQVPPITETPALVEFAKNDPTAIILQILAIIPAHILTLLIAWLVVTRFRTYSFRETLGWKSGGMVWWHYAAILISFAAVAVVVGSISPEQENDLIRMLRSSRSAVYIVAFLATFTAPIVEEVIYRGVLYSAFQRKVGVSGAFMIVTLMFAIVHVPQYYPSYSTIFLLGLLSLILTAMRVWSKNLLPCIILHTLFNGIQSIFLILGTMSGDLDMPPDPGVLVQFLK from the coding sequence GTGGAAAATATCGAACAGAATCTCGGCTATGAGCCAATGAATCCCCGCGACAAGCAGTTCGAAGCCGTTGGACCGACACCTGACAACCCGCCGTGGAACAGTTGGGTCGCGGTCGGAATCTGGATCCTGAGCGTTTTCTTGATCGTGACGGTTCCGTCGCTGTTTTTGCTTCCCTATGCGATGTCCCAGGTGCCTCCGATCACGGAAACTCCGGCCCTGGTCGAGTTTGCAAAAAATGATCCGACCGCGATCATATTGCAGATCTTAGCTATCATTCCCGCTCATATTTTGACGCTGCTGATCGCCTGGCTGGTGGTAACACGATTTCGCACCTATTCATTTAGAGAGACTCTGGGCTGGAAATCCGGGGGCATGGTTTGGTGGCATTACGCTGCGATATTGATCTCCTTCGCAGCGGTCGCGGTCGTTGTGGGCTCTATCTCGCCGGAACAGGAAAATGATCTGATCCGAATGCTGCGTTCCTCGAGATCGGCCGTTTATATCGTCGCTTTTCTGGCAACTTTCACAGCCCCTATCGTCGAAGAAGTGATCTATCGAGGTGTCCTTTATTCCGCATTTCAACGAAAGGTCGGCGTCTCAGGCGCATTTATGATCGTGACGCTTATGTTTGCCATCGTTCACGTTCCGCAGTATTACCCGAGTTATTCAACTATTTTTTTGCTTGGTTTGCTTAGTTTGATTCTAACCGCAATGAGGGTCTGGTCTAAGAACCTGCTTCCGTGCATCATCCTGCATACGCTTTTCAATGGTATTCAGTCGATCTTCCTGATATTGGGCACGATGTCCGGCGATCTCGATATGCCGCCTGATCCGGGGGTTCTGGTTCAGTTTCTCAAATAG
- the kdsB gene encoding 3-deoxy-manno-octulosonate cytidylyltransferase, with the protein MIAIIPARYGSTRLPGKMLLDIVGKPLILHTLGQASRARNVSRVIVATDDKRIFDVVTINGGEAHMTSPDHQSGSDRLAEVAETLAEGSIIVNIQGDEPTISPRTIEAAVDALISDENADMSTTCETIDSVEELMNGNIVKVVTGDAGYAVYFSRSPIPYPRDAALKYDGPDRALREDTDLLSLFRKHTGLYAYRREFLLEFAKMPQTKLEKIEMLEQLRALENGAKIRVVEVDEPSIGVDTQDDLEQVRAIVGRTSI; encoded by the coding sequence GTGATCGCTATCATTCCGGCACGTTACGGTTCTACTCGTTTGCCCGGCAAGATGCTGCTCGATATTGTCGGCAAACCGTTGATCCTGCACACATTAGGGCAGGCATCGAGGGCTCGGAATGTCTCGCGGGTCATTGTCGCGACAGACGATAAGCGGATATTTGACGTTGTTACTATTAACGGCGGCGAGGCGCATATGACCTCGCCCGATCACCAATCAGGCAGCGACCGTCTCGCGGAGGTCGCGGAGACCCTTGCCGAAGGTTCGATCATTGTAAACATACAGGGCGACGAGCCGACAATTTCGCCGCGAACTATCGAGGCGGCAGTCGATGCGCTGATCAGCGACGAGAATGCCGACATGTCAACGACCTGCGAGACCATCGACAGTGTCGAAGAACTGATGAACGGCAATATCGTCAAGGTCGTCACCGGCGACGCCGGCTATGCGGTCTATTTTTCGCGTTCGCCGATACCATATCCTCGTGACGCGGCGTTAAAATATGATGGTCCGGACAGGGCCTTGCGGGAAGACACCGACCTCTTATCATTGTTTCGAAAACATACGGGCCTCTATGCATATCGCCGTGAGTTCTTGCTCGAGTTTGCAAAAATGCCGCAAACCAAGCTTGAGAAGATCGAGATGCTCGAACAATTACGGGCCCTGGAAAACGGGGCCAAGATCAGGGTCGTTGAAGTGGATGAACCGTCGATCGGTGTTGATACGCAGGACGATCTGGAGCAGGTTCGAGCAATCGTTGGTCGAACATCGATCTGA